Genomic segment of Cottoperca gobio chromosome 23, fCotGob3.1, whole genome shotgun sequence:
ATTCTGATCTATTGAACAGATATCTTGTTTTTGCACTGTGATagttaatgtgtttattgtgaGTCTAAGGTTTTTAGTTTGTGCTTGTGACTGGCTCGTTTTTAATGCAAGCTACATTTTAATTCTAATTTtaattttgttgagttgtgtaccgtattttccgcactatagagcgcactggattataaggcgcactgtcaatgaatgtctattttcgatcttttttcatatataaagcgcaccggactataaggcgcattaagcgaaacaaaacagtcagataagtcagtcagtcaaactttattaaacgtgttcacaataactcccaaccttgttcagttgtaacacgtaaaaaaaacagtctgataccgccaaatggtcttctttacttggcgcaggtcatcttcttgcttcctccacttccgtaccattgattcattaatgttgaattctctctattcccatgttctactgcgtgactgatagccttgagtttgaagtccgcgtcgtaagcgtgtctcttgacaggtgccattttggggtccttatacacacacactgtaatattatggtgaagcacagtatgtattactccgcgacgcggactacggtagccgtaatgctgcaagcggtgtggctttgtagtttaccaaagtcgtactaaaacattttgacagagcgccgtgtaccacacaaaatcgcttcgtgatcagtaaacacaaccagaattaatccatatataaagcgctccggattataaggcgcactgtcgctttttgagaaaattaaaggcttttaagtgcgccttatagtgcggaaaatacggtactcGTATTATCACAAATGTGTACAACACTTTTAAAACCTAGAGAAATCCGTacattgtatttaatgtaaGGGTGCGTTTCATTCTCGTTTCATTAGGTCCCCTTTGCTCATGTGTCAGCGTTGTGGTTCTCagagacctctgtggataattcggctcctggTTAAAACCTCCTGAGTGATAAACAATGAAGGAATCAGAATCAGAGAAGCTCACTGCAATGGCTAACTCCAATCATCCCACGTTACTTGTCTTGTGTTATTTCTTTGACTAACAGACCCCTAGTGGGAGAAAATGACACATGGTGCGTTTAAGTCAAAAACAATAAAGGTTGCCCAATCTTTATGCCAACCTGTAGAAAATCCTTTAGTCTCCCTAttccacaaatatgtttctgtcatctgACCAGTAAGCTTCGGTGAAACATTTTACCCAGAAGCAGATTCTGAATTTGGATTGAATTTGTTCAAACAGTGAGTAGCACAGAGTAATCATTCGTCTTCTTTCTGCTTTGTTGTCTTGCTTTAGACACTTTGACCCCGGCTTCCAGTCCGTCGTCGGGGGTGTGTGGAGCAGCGGCAGGCCCAGAGGAGAACTTCAGCACCCTCAACCTGGAGTGCCGGGTGTGCTCAGACAAGGCCTCAGGCTTCCACTACGGGGTGCATGCCTGTGAGGGCTGCAAGGTGAGACATGTGGGACTAAAGCAGGCGTAGTGCAGTAtacatattgtatgtatatactgaCATATTGCACATATCaaagtgagaaacacacacaatcaggcACCCCACACACTTATgtgtacacatgcacatgtgtgtacatgcttgCACTAGCCCAAACACACCCAAACGCAAACACAGCTCGGCTCAGGCCCCTGACCTGGAGGCCAGTGGAAAGTTTCTGAGACACGCAGCCATGTCACGTGAGGTGGGGGACATGGTGGCCTTGGACGACTTGTCATCGCTCCCCTTGGCAGGGCCTGACTgaacttctcacacacacacacacacacacacacacacacacacacacacacacacacacacacactggaacagAGCCCcgctatatattatatatatatatatatttattgttttatttatttattatatatatatatttatttatttatttattaatataaatatatatatttatttatatatatttgtttgtttttatatgtatcTGTAGTACCTGTCTTACAAAAGGCTTCCTAAAATAcatccaaacaaaaacaaggcaTGCAGTTTAAAGGAGCAGTAGACACAAGCAGTAGAAGGACATATAGATCGAGCGTTTAGTGctgatgtgtgtatgtattaatCATCCATGTACATCCAAGTGTTTAGTTGACTGATGCAATTTGGAATTTGCAGTCTCTTGAACCTCTGACAGACCAGGTTGACTGGCTAAAGGCACTTTCCCGCAGCCGAACAGTGCAAATAGACCCTTGTGACAGAATTAGTATCAGTTCTACTGTTGATATAAGCTACAAGTGGCATTGGAGCAGAGTCATGGATGACTTTGTATACCAGGCACAcgtttgtatattttattaggTCATCCCAAATTAAaatctaatgtttttattagaattGGGCCGTGATGGAAGTGCTGggatttttttgtgttttaaaatgtttgtttgtttagtgaTTCCAGTGGAGTCAGCGTACTCTGGGCTATATATACTACACATATACTATATTGTACTGTGCAATAATAGTGACGATGAGAACATTTTGTAACTGAGACTCAAGTCATGTGAGCGTGTAGTAGTCTCATTCCTCTCTAAGCTGAAGGCATGTCGTTGCTGCTAATCTGAGCCTTTGTTTGCTATTTGTGCATGACTTTTTAACTTGTGACCTTGCCTGCTTTAATCTGTTTTTCACTCCCCTGTACCTTCAATTCCACTCTAATCCATAAAAGACTCTAAAGATGGACACTCGTTGGACAATTTTCCCATTTCTGTCTTAAGTTTTGGAGAATGTTCTGCCTGTTGcaaaacacacatctgtgtgtcaCAGCTGCGTAGAGACATGATGACGCTGAAACTGTCCGGAGCTGCACATGTGAGAGGTGTATTTTGAAAGCCCTCTGTTCCTAAATTTATGATATTGCACCATCATGGAAAAATCCGTCTTGTGATATGAAGCCATTCACGTTTTCCATGCTCGACTGGCTCTGCATATCACTTTCAACACCTCGCTTTAAGAGAGGAGCGCTTCAATAGATGGAATGTGAATGGAATGTGCTGCCGTAGTGCGAGGGATTAAGTCTGTGGGGATGATGGTGTGACATTCGTATGTGACACAGGACAGTTAGAGAAAGCCTTCAGTAATAGAAAGGTAATCCCAACACCTGCTAATTGCTGGAAGTTTGAATAGGTGTGCCAATCTAAACTTTTTTTTCCGGTTTCACTAAAACACGTTTGCCCTTAAGGAAACGTTGCACAATCCAtgtctctgtttttgtctttagtCTTATTACTCACAGCTATATATCACAGCAAAGTACAGGTTGTGTCTATTCACCtggacacagacaggcagagacatgcatgctgtatacacacacacatcagttttTTCCTCTTTGTGCAGTTCAGTTttctaatgtgtttttgatGACTCTCATGTGCAGACCATcacatttctctcctctgtgttttcATGAACATTGCACCCAGTACTTcccacaaaacattttgtggtTAAAAATACCACAAAAAATGATGTgtgacacataaaaaaaaccctAATAACAATGTGTCTGATGATGGCTGACTTATTGCATGACCATATGGCTCCAGATGTATTGCCAGAAAATCTATATTCCCTCCTTGACAGTAAGGAATGTGTAAATGTCCTGACTGAAATTTCAGTGATGCACATTGGTGTGTGGGAGCGTCCAATGATCATATGTTTCAGCACATGTGTGATATTCATTAGCATGTATTGGCCCACTGCcattttctcagtgtgtgtgtcagagagctgcaggatgtCCTGTCCAATCAGGGTTGTTCTTCAGAAAGGTCAGAGTTTACTATTCACCTTGGAACATATCTGACTTTAAATATAGATGTAATTCCACTATACAGTCCAACTCTAATTTATAAGTAACAGTGGTCCGACCAGggtttaaaatgtacaatgcatgtacagtattatAAGGTGCTGCGGGTATAGGTGTCTGACATATGGTGTGAACACAGCCTTGATACTCATAAGTTCAAGAGAGTTGTAAAATGACCACGTCTcctaaataataatagtaacgCATGCAATTCAGAACTGAACAGTGCTTTCACACATCAGGAGAGTTTTCTGTGTAGTACTCAAATCAGATCATGATTTGATGGCTACAGTATGTGTCCTTGTCTTAACCAGGGTTTCTTCAGGAGGACCATcagactgaagctggagtaTGATAAGTGTGAACGCAACTGTAAAATCCAAAAGAAGAACCGCAACAAGTGCCAGTACTGCCGATTCCACAAGTGCCTCTCTGTGGGCATGTCCCACAATGGTAAGGCCCGAAACCTCCAACATAGTTTAATGCTAAGCTATGTTACTTCTGCTATGTAACAGCCACAAGTGAAAAGTACAGCCCAGTTGTCCAGGAGAGGATAATGGTGAATGTAGTGTGACAGTTGTACAAGCAGAGAAGAGTCATAAAGTCAGTAAACAGACTCTCCAACGTCAGTAACGCAACGTTATCTAAAGCTGCTAACGTTAGTGACGCAGCATTATCTAAAGCTGCTAACGTTAGTGACGCAGCGTTATCTAAAGCTGCTAACGTTAGTAACGCAACGTTATCTAAAGCTGCTAACGTTAGTGACGCAGCGTTATCTAAAGCTGCTAACGTTAGTGACGCAGCGTTATCTAAAGCTGCTAACGTTAGTGACGCAGCATTATCTAAAGCTGCTAACGTTAGTGACGCAGCGTTATCTAAAGCTGCTAACGTTAGTGGTTTTGTTGCTACAGCCTAACAAATGTTTGCTGAGTGTGTTGAAAGCCTATACGttacattatttttcaaaacagtGTTGCTTTAAAGTCTATTAAAGCTCAATTACTGAAATCATAGCATCCATTGAAACACTAATGATATAGCATTGAAAGAACTTACGAGGAAGCCTCATGAATCATCATGTCCTCAGTCAACAGTATGTAACAGCAGGACGTGTCTTTCTGTGATTAAGCTCCAGTTCAACTTGCTTTACACTGACTGGGTTTTTATAGAATAACGTCCTGCTGGAGCCTGCTTGACATTGACAAAAAACAGGCCCATAAAGCTCCACATCTGGCGCGTCATCTGCGCTGACTGCTGAAGGGTCATTGGGTTTGTTACAATGGCCTCCCGCTGCAGACAGGACAGCGTCGGAAACCTGAGAGCAAGACGACATGTTGTCCtctgaggagaggaaagagaacagATCAGTGGGGGGcaaatacttgtgtgtgtgtgcctgcacacatgcatgtttgCTGTAGGAGGATATGTCTGGCATCTCTGTGTGTAGTCTCTCTGTAAAATAACACACCTACCATTTTGAAAACTCTTCTAGCTGTTTCTAATAATGAATGTTTCTGTGCTCCAGCCATTAGGTTTGGTCGGATGCCTCAGGCGGAGAAGCTAAAGCTAAAGGCAGAAAGCAAGATGGTGGATAAAGGGGTGGCAAGCCCCATGCTGGTCGACCACAAGCTTCTGGTGGGGCAGATCCACGAAGCTTACCTGAAGAACTTCAACATGAACAAGTCGAAAGCTCGACTCATACTCACCGGAAAGACCAGCAAGCCggtaaagagaaaaataatattctttattctGTATGTGTAAAGAAAATCATATCCTCACCAACCaacatcctctcctcttgtctgtcCTGCAGCCTTTCATCATTCACGACATGGAGACCTTCCAGCTGGCAGAAAAGACGTTTGCGGCCCATATGGTTGAAGGTGACAGTCCGGAGCCAGAGAGAGGCCTTCAAGTAGGGCAGGTGGTTCTGGCTGCGGGTTGTGGGGAGCTCCAGCAAAGGGAGGCTGAAGCCAGGCTCTTCCACTGCTGCCAGAGCGCCTCGGTGGAGACAGTCACAGAGCTGACGGAGTTCGCCAAGGCGGTGCCGGGTTTCCAGAGCCTGGATCTGAACGATCAGGTGGGTCCATGTATGAGGTGGAGAAGAGATTTTACTTTACTGGGATGTGTTTCTGTTGGAATTTAATGAGGAAAAAGGAATTACAGGCACAACAAACACTGATGTTCTGGGGCACATCTTACCCGCCTGTTTAGGTGACACTTTTGAAGTACGGCGTTTACGAAGCCCTCTTCACCCTTCTGGCATCCTGTATGAACAAAGATGGCCTCCTGGTGGCCCGCGGTGGAGGCTTCATTACCCGAGAGTTCCTCAAGAGCCTCCGGCGACCATTTAGCGACATGATGGAGCCCAAATTCCATTTTGCCACACGCTTCAACTCCCTGGAGCTGGACGACAGTGACCTGGCCCTTTTTGTGGCTGCCATTATCTGCTGCGGAGGTAACTGacaattatatttaaaagagaGAGGTTCAGGAAGATCTAAGTTGTAGTCctatttttagatttagatttaatttatgtctttttttaatttagtatatacatatttatttcatctttgtccattttttaaaaattatttttgtatttatttataacatttttacttCCTCTATTCTCTTTTTGGTTTACTTATTTTTGATACTGTTCTCAAAATACAACcctgtgttattattttttttattttttttattattattattattattattattattattattattattattattattattttctttctttttttcttttttttttttttttttaatatatatccTTTTCACATGTGTTAATGCACATTAATGTGGTTTTGTGGTTCTTTCGTGTAAATGAAAAAGACGGTGTgctaaatgtataatatttggCTCAATTGAAAATATTTTGAACAAGTTATATCAAAAGTGCACAAAGAAACTAAATCCTCCTTCTGGTCTCTCTCTATCGGATCCCTTCCCTCCAGACCGCCCAGGCCTGGTGGATGTGTCTCCAGTGGAGCGTCTGCAGGAAAGCATCGTTCAGGCACTACGGCTCCACCTGCTGGCCAACCACCCGGACAACAACTTCCTCTTCCCAAGACTGCTGCAGAAACTGGCCGACCTCAGAGAGCTGGTCACTGAGCATGCTCAGTTGGTGCAGGAAATCAAGACGACGGAGGACACATCTCTGCACCCTCTCCTGCAAGAGATATACAGGGACATGTACTGAGAAGAGAGCACACGGTTATGAACAGGGACATGTATTagaatatttactgtatgtttaccaCTCAAAAGTGGgtgtacgtgaatatttactgATACTATAAAGCATATCAATGTACTGTAAGGAGCTTATTGTGCAGCTTATATGGGTGCACACTGCTGTGGTTGTATTTCACCCTGTGACTTTCTACTGGAACAAAATGGAAATTAAATTCTTTTTGAGGGGAAAGGCATTTCTTGTAGGTGGCGTGGCTGCTTCAATGAAAGGAGACACAGTGGGGAACAAACGTTTTGATCTTACACAATAGAGGTGGCAGATATGTTTGATTTGAGAGCACTCAATTGCTATGGATTTGGTTCTGGATGTCAGCTTTTACTCTATAGACTGAACAAAAGCTAAATAGGGAGGAAAGTATGCACATTTGCATAGCATTTAAAGTGGGTGTACACATATTAAAGACACCCAGACATGACTGCTACAGTCATGCATGCACTGAtggtaaatatacattttgcCGGTGAACAATAAGATGAATTTTGGCAAAAGTAGCAGACAAGTTAGAAGAGATATAGTCAAATGTTATGTGCAATAGGCACTCCAACTCAATACCAGACATATTcctaatactttatatatttagtgcATATGATGTGTTAATTTAAATCATTTGGATTAAGTTAATATCATCGTCATGTCCTTTCATTGTACAATAGTGCCTTATTGAAACAGGCCACATCTCCCGCCTCCATTTTGAGATTAGTGGTTGAAGAAAGACCTGCATCAGTATCTACTAAGTGCCATATTGTTTCCATGCCTGAGCTCATATTTCCTCTATTTTGACCACACCTTATTCATTCAcgacataacaaatacataataacTATAGGAGATGTGTAACTATTTagtgatgttctcacattataAATCATGAACAATAGTGCATTTTAACGGGCAATGAACTAAAAGTAAGAAGCcatcatttgaaaaacattgtaatttcatgtgtaatgtaattattgtaatCCTTTATCCTCCTGCTAAAAACCTACACATGATGGCTCACCTTAACTATTTTTTCAGAAGTTTTTTTTCTACAAATCCTGCCATTGAGACACATTATTGGCCAATGGCCAGTGAATATTTTGACCACAAACGCGATAATCTGTTGAGCtggtttatgttttattttgtaaatataacaAGAATGTAGTGACCACAGTGAGAATATCTACAGACAGTAAAACAGGCCCCAAAAAGAGGAACCGATTGCCTGATTTGCTGTACTTGTAGAAACATTGTATCCTGTAATAATGAAactgtttatattgtttatcaTGTACAGTAGTgtacaataaagaaatgcatttgCTGTTTCAATAAAAGGAATTATGCCATGTGgtagataaaaaataaactaatatatttaacttttatcTGCAATACCCTGAGTTATTATCCTGCCTAATGATATCTGTTCATCTGGTTTATGATTTAGACCCCACTGTTTATATAAATTAGCTAATAGCTTTTTCGCAAAGctggaaaagcacaggtggaactaataatgttaatgataGCTTTGTTCCATTTAAGTATCCCAGTATGccattaatgtaattaattataCCTGTTCTTTACTTTTATCTTTACCTGTACCACGTTGAAGTATCTGCTGTGAAAACGTATTATTcaaggatcttttttttttactatgaaAATAATCCATATTATTAATTTAGGCTGGTTCACTACTCTTTCGTATTTCGTATATACCATACTAACATACTTTCGTTTGACGCATCTTAATAATACTTTGAAAAGTACACCTCCTGTCCGTTAGGTGGCGCTAAAGCTTCACGAGACAACATGGCTGGACTCGAAATGAAAACCAGGAAGTAACTTCTTCTCTGCTTGGAAAGATGGAGCAAACTACAATTGAGCAAAAGACATTTGCTTGCCAGTTGTGTGGTTTAAGTAGCCCTTTTACTTACTACGGCCAGAAACCACCAAACACCAGAGCCATTGTGTAAGTGGACATTAATGAGCAAAGTGTTCCTGTTTGTTACGCTCTGGAGCTAGCTATGCTAAAGCTGATGTTAGTTAGCTGACTGCATGTCCACGTCTAACGCTAGACACAGCGATGTGtacgttacatttatagcaaGTTCTATCTTAAGACACACGTCTGTTTTGTATTTGCAAACCACGTGAATCTAAATTGAGCTATATATCAAATTATGCCTGTTGTCCACCAGGTTGCTTGAGGAGTGTTTTGTGACCCAGGACCCCTTCAGTCCGGACAAGGAAAAGTTTCTCGTTTTGGGCTCGACCTGCAGCCTGTGtagcatgtgtgtctgtgttggatCGGTAAGAATTGGATTGCTTCGGTCTGTTTTTGCCACATACTAAATATATGAGTATCAGTTGATTAATGCCTGAGGCACAGAGAGTAACTTCGGAGCTGCTCATCACTCATAACTTTCATTACAGTCTGGCTTTGTAAAACCCAGACCGCTCCTGTGACAGTTTTCCACTTGACCTTGTTGGTCGCTGGTgataaaacatgcatttgtgGTTTGGATACTTTCTACAGATGCCATTGTAATCATGTGGCATGTGAGCTTCATGACTGATGCCCTTGGAATCAATTAATCCATCTTCATAAAAAGATAGTCTTTCCATCATGGAATAAAATGTAGCTAAGCAAAATGGAGCATTGATGCTGGACTctgctttctcttctcctcaggACTGCAGTCTTTTCTACACCAAGAGGTTCTGCATGCAATGTGTGAACAAGCACTTGGACCAGTTCCCCCATCAGATCCAGGCCGAGCTGGCCAAGAAGAAACACAGCTCCAAGGCTGCCGTCTCGTGACATCGAACAAGAGGTCAATAACATGTGCACCAATAGACGGTCATTTAAGAGACCCAAATGTGTCAAGGTGCTTTACCAGGACTCTTTTTATCAAACCCATAATGAATGACACCACAAAAACACCATATGAAGAATCAAAACATCCTGTAATTTCGCGTAGCTTTTTATTTTGGTGGAACGATCAGAACAATACTAGTTTATAGTTGTGTCCAGTAA
This window contains:
- the LOC115028456 gene encoding peroxisome proliferator-activated receptor alpha-like yields the protein MAGDLFCPPSPLGDSLLESPLCGDLMDDLHDISQSIGDDTLGFDFPVYQSTGSGSESSIAPDTLTPASSPSSGVCGAAAGPEENFSTLNLECRVCSDKASGFHYGVHACEGCKGFFRRTIRLKLEYDKCERNCKIQKKNRNKCQYCRFHKCLSVGMSHNAIRFGRMPQAEKLKLKAESKMVDKGVASPMLVDHKLLVGQIHEAYLKNFNMNKSKARLILTGKTSKPPFIIHDMETFQLAEKTFAAHMVEGDSPEPERGLQVGQVVLAAGCGELQQREAEARLFHCCQSASVETVTELTEFAKAVPGFQSLDLNDQVTLLKYGVYEALFTLLASCMNKDGLLVARGGGFITREFLKSLRRPFSDMMEPKFHFATRFNSLELDDSDLALFVAAIICCGDRPGLVDVSPVERLQESIVQALRLHLLANHPDNNFLFPRLLQKLADLRELVTEHAQLVQEIKTTEDTSLHPLLQEIYRDMY
- the cdpf1 gene encoding cysteine-rich DPF motif domain-containing protein 1: MEQTTIEQKTFACQLCGLSSPFTYYGQKPPNTRAIVLLEECFVTQDPFSPDKEKFLVLGSTCSLCSMCVCVGSDCSLFYTKRFCMQCVNKHLDQFPHQIQAELAKKKHSSKAAVS